The following coding sequences lie in one Arachis ipaensis cultivar K30076 chromosome B03, Araip1.1, whole genome shotgun sequence genomic window:
- the LOC107632069 gene encoding uncharacterized protein LOC107632069: MRRTLLRSASLFSRNLLLRPPPPSSSSTTSLPSPFAAATRPRLRLFSSDTNDSSNETKNDAALDIKDVSNKELKELMVSYFKGDNQVLPSIMEAIMLRKLSGKHEDTDDELMDSLRMEPIDDVDDQDFEDDFEDLVETDEEIDDLYNARDIVMKRMVKDEFFNMDEKKWDEIVEDGVKHGILRDTKECEEILEDMLSWDKLLPDEIKKKVEIKFNELGDMCERGELEPEEAYEQFKKFEDEMVAEYMKIMEKQEAANFDGTAVPDKKKDLDDPPGEGPILRWQTRVVFAPGGDAWHPKNRKVKLSVTVKELGLSKYQFRRLRELVGKRYHPGKDELTITSERFEHREENRKDCLRTLLNLIEEAGKANKLVDDARASYVKGRLQANPAFMERLRAKSIKRLQESNQVPA, translated from the exons ATGAGACGCACCCTTCTCCGAAGTGCTTCCCTCTTCTCTCGCAACCTTCTCCTCCGCccccctcctccttcttcttcctccacgACCTCACTCCCCTCTCCTTTCGCCGCCGCAACCCGCCCCCGACTCAGGCTCTTCTCCTCCGACACCAACGACTCCTCCAATGAAACCAAAAACGACGCCGCCCTCGATATCAAGGACGTCAGCAACAAAG AGCTGAAAGAGTTGATGGTGAGTTACTTCAAGGGCGATAACCAGGTTCTTCCGTCCATCATGGAGGCAATCATGCTGCGGAAGCTCTCCGGGAAGCACGAGGACACCGACGACGAGCTCATGGACAGCCTTCGTATGGAGCCCATCGATGACGTCGATGACCAGGATTTCGAGGACGATTTCGAGGACCTAGTGGAGACTGATGAGGAGATCGATGACCTCTACAATGCCAGGGATATCGTCATGAAGAGGATGGTCAAGGATGAGTTCTTCAACATGGACGAGAAGAAGTGGGATGAGATCGTTGAGGATGGGGTCAAGCATGGCATCCTTAGGGACACCAAGGAGTGTGAAGAGATTCTCGAGGATATGCTCAGCTGGGACAAACTTCTCCCCG ATGAGATAAAAAAGAAGGTGGAAATAAAATTTAATGAGCTTGGGGACATGTGTGAGAGAGGAGAGCTGGAACCCGAAGAAGCTTATGAACAGTTTAAGAAGTTTGAGGATGAGATGGTTGCGGAGTACATGAAGATAATGGAAAAACAGGAGGCCGCAAATTTCGATGGTACAGCTGTGCCAGACAAGAAAAAGGATTTAGATGACCCACCTGGCGAAGGCCCAATTCTCCGGTGGCAGACACGGGTAGTCTTTGCACCTGGTGGTGATGCTTGGCATCCAAAGAACAGGAAAGTGAAACTATCTGTAACTGTGAAGGAGCTCGGACTCTCAAAGTACCAGTTTCGCCGGCTGAGAGAATTGGTAGGGAAACGATATCATCCAGGAAAAGACGAGCTTACAATTACCAGCGAGAG gtttgaacatcggGAAGAAAACAGAAAGGACTGCTTAAGAACTCTTCTCAATCTCATTGAGGAGGCTGGCAAAGCTAACAAACTGGTGGATGATGCACGGGCTTCATACGTGAAGGGAAGGCTCCAAGCCAATCCTGCTTTCATGGAGAGGTTGCGAGCGAAGTCGATCAAGAGATTGCAAGAATCTAATCAGGTGCCTGCTTGA